The nucleotide sequence ATGTAGCACCACGGGCACACGACGTCGGACCAGACCTCTACCTGCATGCCCGGCCCAACGTCGTTGCCTCTTCAACCATTCCGTCGAGCGGTCAGCCGCCGGTGAAGGGGCGGACGCCGACGAGGTCGACCACGAAGACCAGCGTCGCGCCGGGCTTGATGACGCCGCCGGCGCCGCGGTCGCCGTAGGCCTTGTGCGGCGGGATGGTCAGCCGGCGGCGCCCGCCGACCTTCATGCCGACGATGCCCTCGTCCCAGCCCTGGATGACCATGCCGACACCCACCCGGAACTCCAGTGGCTCGCCGCGGTCCCAGGAGGCGTCGAACTGCTCGCCGCCCTCGTGGGTGACGCCGACGTAGTGAGTGCTCACCAGGTCGCCGGCCTTGGCCTCGGCACCATCACCGATGACGAGATCCTCGATCACCAGGTCGTCGGGCGCCGGCCCGGTGGGGGGCTCGACCTCGGGTCGGGTCAGCTCGGCCACGGTTCTCCCTCCCGCGCCGGGTCGGTCCCGGCGCCGTCGTCCTCCATCCAAGCAGCGCACCGCGACCGGTGCCGGAGAGCGGTCCTCCTCGCTACGGTCCGGCCATGATCGACCACCTGGGTCTGCAGTGCGCCGACGCCGAGGCGGCGGCGTCCTTCTACCAGCGCGTATTCGCGGCCTGCGCCATCCGCGAGGCCATGCGCATCGACACGCCGCACGGGCCGGTGATCGGACTGTGCGGGCCCGACGGGCAGCCGCAGCTCTGGACCAGCCCGGCCGAGGACACCGGCCACCGCCCGGTGCACCTGGCGCTGTCCGCACCCTCCCGGGAGGCCGTGGACGCGGTCTTCGACGCCGCCCGGGAGGCCGGCGCGGAGGTCCTGCACGAGCCGCGGGAGTGGCCCGAGTACCACCCGGGCTACTACGGCGTCTTCCTGCGCGACCCCGACGGCAACAACGTGGAGGCCGTGCACCACGGGTTCTGACCGTGCGGGGCGCCGCGGCGCGTGCTGGGCTGGGCACATGGCCGCTGACCAGCCCGCGTGGTGGACCCGCGCCGTCGTCTACCAGGTGTACCCGCGCTCGTTCATGGACTCCGACGGCGACGGCATCGGCGACCTCGGCGGCGTGCTGCTGCACCTGGACCACCTGGCCGACCTCGGCATCGACGTCCTGTGGCTCTCGCCGGTCTACCCCTCACCGCAGGCCGACAACGGCTACGACATCAGCGACTACCAGGACATCGACCCGCTGTTCGGGTCGCTGGAGCAGCTCGACGAGCTGATCGCCGCGCTGCACGCCCGCGGGATGAAGCTGCTCATGGATCTGGTGGTCAACCACACCAGCGACCAGCACCCGTGGTTCCTCGAATCCCGCTCGTCGACGGACAACCCGAAGCGCGACTGGTACTGGTGGCGGTCGCCGCGGGAGGGCATGGAGGCCGGCGCCCCGGGTGCGGAGCCGACGAACTGGCAGTCGTTCTTCTCCGGCCCGACCTGGGAGCTGGACGAGGCCAGCGGCGAGTACTACCTGCACCTGTTCGACCGGCGGCAGCCGGACCTGAACTGGGAGAACCCGGAGGTCCGGGAGGCGGTGTACGCGATGATGCGGTGGTGGCTCGACCGCGGGGTCGACGGCTTCCGCATGGACGTCATCAACATGATCAGCAAGGACGTCGGCCCGGC is from Blastococcus sp. HT6-4 and encodes:
- a CDS encoding VOC family protein; translation: MIDHLGLQCADAEAAASFYQRVFAACAIREAMRIDTPHGPVIGLCGPDGQPQLWTSPAEDTGHRPVHLALSAPSREAVDAVFDAAREAGAEVLHEPREWPEYHPGYYGVFLRDPDGNNVEAVHHGF
- a CDS encoding FKBP-type peptidyl-prolyl cis-trans isomerase: MAELTRPEVEPPTGPAPDDLVIEDLVIGDGAEAKAGDLVSTHYVGVTHEGGEQFDASWDRGEPLEFRVGVGMVIQGWDEGIVGMKVGGRRRLTIPPHKAYGDRGAGGVIKPGATLVFVVDLVGVRPFTGG